The genomic interval AGTCTCTGGAAACAAATCTGGCAGGACTACAAGGTCATTGCAAAGAAGTTGTAGAAACAAGAGACCGTCACCTTGCTGAGGTGGATGAGAAAATTCAATCCATCGATGAAGAGATCCACGCGTGCCAGAATGAACTTTCAAAAATTGCTGATCTGCAGGCGGCCTTTCAGGCAACCACAACCGAATCGGATATCCCTACTGACTGAGAGAAAATAATGTTTTTAGTGCTACTGAAGCGTGAGATTCTCGCGCATCTAATCACATTTCGTTTTGCAATTACGGTGATCGTCTGTCTGCTGCTCGTTGTCATAACCACGCTCATCAGAATTGACGATTACGAGCAACGGTTGGCGGGTTACAATACCGCCAGAGACACCAACCGCGATGAACTGCTGTCCACCCGAACCTATTCCTTTTTGATGCCGAAGGTCGATCGACCGCCCAATCCGCTGAGCATCTTTAACGCTGGTATGGACAATCGGCTTGGTAATACATTGCGGATCTATTACACGAATGTCCCTGTTCTCTGGGATGCGCAAGTCCACAGTTCAGGCAATATCTTCATAGATCATTTCTATCGAATTGACCTCGTCTTCATTTTTCAGTTTGTGCTTTCATTACTCGCGCTGCTGTTCGCCTATGATGCGATTGCAGGCGAACGTGAAAGCGGCACAATGCGCGTGACAATGAGTCATCCCGTGAGACGTGGAAACATCTTAGCGGCGAAGTACCTCGGTGCGATGACATGTCTAATCCTGCCGCTTATTATGAGTTTTATCATCGCTTTGATCTGGCCGGTAGACAGCAGGATATATTCCAGTGAGAAGGCAATTCGGCAAATCCTACAGACAGTCGAGGACGAGGGGCGGAAATACCTCATAAACGATGGCATTGAGGGAGAGAGTGATCACTTTAACGTGCAAGGGAACCGCAACGGTTTACATGTTGGTCTAAGTAACGGAAGCACAGCGACGCACATAAAATTCAGAGCTTATGATTGGCGTTCCATTGACCCAGAATCTGAGAAACGCATTCCTGATGTTATCCGCTACCATCAATTCTTGACACCGTTAAAGTTTCAGGCAGCGGAAAAAATAGGGCTGGAGCGTCTGCCAGCATTAGAGCAAACTCGGTTTCGGAGAGCCAAAATCGCTCGAAACCTGCTTAGGATTTCACCGGCAGCGATGTATAATCTCGCGACACAAGCATGGACAGGGACTGATCTCTATGGGGTCGAGGATTTTTTTGAGGCAGCACGCCAATACCGACGGACGCTGGTTAATTATTTTTACGACGAAGGTGCCTTTTCAAGCAGGCAGTGGTTTGCAAGTGATAAGGGCGCAATCAATTTAGATGATCTGCCAAGATTTGCGTACCAGCGTGCTGATCTCTGGACAAACGCTTTACGGGCACTCCCCGACCTGCAGATACTACTGCTGCTCAACGTTGCGTTATTTCTCGCAACCTTCG from Candidatus Poribacteria bacterium carries:
- a CDS encoding ABC transporter permease subunit, which produces MFLVLLKREILAHLITFRFAITVIVCLLLVVITTLIRIDDYEQRLAGYNTARDTNRDELLSTRTYSFLMPKVDRPPNPLSIFNAGMDNRLGNTLRIYYTNVPVLWDAQVHSSGNIFIDHFYRIDLVFIFQFVLSLLALLFAYDAIAGERESGTMRVTMSHPVRRGNILAAKYLGAMTCLILPLIMSFIIALIWPVDSRIYSSEKAIRQILQTVEDEGRKYLINDGIEGESDHFNVQGNRNGLHVGLSNGSTATHIKFRAYDWRSIDPESEKRIPDVIRYHQFLTPLKFQAAEKIGLERLPALEQTRFRRAKIARNLLRISPAAMYNLATQAWTGTDLYGVEDFFEAARQYRRTLVNYFYDEGAFSSRQWFASDKGAINLDDLPRFAYQRADLWTNALRALPDLQILLLLNVALFLATFAIFVRQEI